Proteins from a single region of Fusobacterium gonidiaformans ATCC 25563:
- a CDS encoding proline--tRNA ligase → MRFSKAYIKTLKETPKEAEIISHQLLLRAGMIKKLASGLYTYLPLGFRTLKKVENIIREEMDRAGSQELLMPVLQPAELWQESGRWNVMGEEMVRLKDRHQRDFVLGPTNEEVITDIVRNDISSYKSLPINLYHIQTKVRDERRPRFGLMRSREFIMKDAYSFHTSQESLDEEFENMKNTYTRIFERCGLKFRPVEADSGAIGGSGSQEFHVLAESGEDEIIYSDGCSYAANVETAISKIENPPKEEEKEVELVSTPNASSIEELSQFLNVPKYKTVKAMMYKDLGTDTFAMVLIRGDFEVNEVKLKNALNAIAIELAKDEEIEALGLTKGYIGPYALQNKNFTIIVDPTVLEVSNHILGGNQKDSHYINVNYGRDYTADMVKDIRLVKAGEDCPRSNGKLHSARGIECGHIFKLGDKYSKALGASYLDEKGESKIMLMGCYGIGVGRTMAAAIEQNYDEHGIIWPSALAPYLVDVIPANIKNAEQMQLAEKIYEQLNAEHLDAMLDDRDERPGFKFKDADLIGFPFKVICGKKAAENIVELKIRKTGETFEIPVDEIISKIKDLEKQY, encoded by the coding sequence ATGAGATTTAGTAAAGCGTATATTAAAACGCTCAAAGAAACACCGAAAGAAGCAGAAATCATTAGTCATCAATTATTGCTACGAGCTGGTATGATTAAAAAATTAGCGAGTGGACTATATACCTACCTACCTTTAGGATTTCGAACTCTAAAAAAAGTAGAAAACATCATTCGCGAGGAAATGGACAGAGCCGGTTCTCAAGAACTTCTAATGCCTGTTTTACAACCGGCAGAACTTTGGCAAGAAAGTGGAAGATGGAATGTTATGGGAGAAGAAATGGTTCGATTGAAAGATAGACATCAACGTGATTTTGTCCTAGGACCAACGAATGAAGAAGTCATCACAGACATTGTGAGAAACGATATATCTTCTTATAAATCGTTACCAATCAACCTATATCACATCCAAACGAAAGTGAGAGATGAAAGAAGACCTCGATTTGGATTGATGAGATCACGAGAATTTATTATGAAAGATGCCTATTCCTTTCATACCTCTCAAGAATCTTTAGACGAAGAATTTGAAAATATGAAAAATACTTATACAAGAATTTTTGAAAGATGCGGTTTAAAATTTAGACCGGTAGAAGCAGACTCAGGGGCCATCGGTGGAAGTGGTTCCCAAGAATTTCATGTCTTAGCAGAATCTGGAGAAGATGAAATTATTTATTCTGATGGATGTTCTTATGCAGCCAATGTAGAAACAGCGATCAGTAAAATAGAAAATCCTCCAAAAGAAGAAGAAAAAGAAGTTGAATTAGTCTCTACTCCAAATGCTTCCAGCATTGAAGAACTATCTCAATTTTTAAACGTTCCAAAATATAAAACTGTAAAGGCAATGATGTACAAAGATTTAGGTACAGATACCTTTGCTATGGTACTTATTCGTGGAGATTTTGAAGTCAATGAAGTAAAATTAAAAAATGCCTTAAATGCGATTGCCATTGAATTAGCGAAAGATGAAGAAATTGAAGCTCTAGGTTTAACGAAAGGATATATCGGACCTTATGCTCTTCAAAATAAAAACTTTACTATTATTGTAGACCCAACTGTCTTGGAAGTTTCCAATCACATCTTGGGTGGAAACCAAAAAGATTCCCACTATATCAACGTGAACTACGGAAGAGACTATACCGCCGATATGGTAAAAGATATTCGTCTTGTCAAAGCCGGAGAAGATTGTCCAAGATCGAATGGAAAATTACATAGTGCTCGTGGAATTGAATGTGGACATATTTTCAAATTGGGAGATAAATACTCCAAAGCTTTAGGTGCAAGTTACCTAGACGAAAAAGGCGAATCTAAAATTATGCTAATGGGATGCTATGGAATTGGAGTTGGAAGAACAATGGCAGCTGCCATTGAACAAAACTATGATGAACATGGAATTATTTGGCCAAGTGCTCTTGCCCCTTACCTAGTAGATGTCATTCCTGCAAATATTAAAAATGCAGAACAAATGCAACTAGCAGAAAAAATTTACGAACAATTAAATGCAGAACACTTAGATGCTATGTTAGATGATAGAGATGAAAGACCCGGATTCAAATTCAAAGATGCTGATTTGATTGGATTTCCATTCAAAGTTATCTGTGGAAAAAAAGCAGCAGAAAATATTGTCGAATTAAAAATTAGAAAAACAGGAGAAACTTTTGAAATCCCAGTAGATGAAATCATTTCTAAAATCAAAGACTTAGAAAAACAATATTAA
- a CDS encoding type II toxin-antitoxin system RelE family toxin — protein sequence MKYQVEFTKTASKKFQKLDSSIKKILLSWITKNLQNCSNPRVFGKALKGNLSDKWRYRVGDYRIMARIEDSKIIIIIVDIGHRKDIYE from the coding sequence ATGAAATATCAAGTAGAATTTACAAAAACAGCAAGTAAAAAATTCCAAAAGTTAGATAGTTCTATTAAAAAAATCTTACTTTCATGGATTACAAAAAATTTACAAAATTGTTCTAATCCTCGAGTATTTGGAAAAGCGTTGAAAGGGAACTTATCGGATAAGTGGCGATATCGTGTTGGGGATTATAGAATTATGGCAAGAATAGAAGATAGTAAAATTATTATAATAATTGTAGATATAGGACATAGAAAAGACATCTACGAATAA
- a CDS encoding YebC/PmpR family DNA-binding transcriptional regulator, translating into MSGHSKWNNIQHRKGAQDKKRAKLFTKFGRELTIAAKEGGGDPNFNPRLRLAIEKAKAGNMPKDILERAIKKGTGELEGVDFTEIRYEGYGPAGTAFIVDVVTDNKNRSASEVRTVFSRKGGNLGADGAVSWMFKKLGIIEVASEGLDLDEFMMAALEAGAEDVTDEGETFEVVTDYTQLQTVAENLKAAGYTYTEAEISMVPDNKVEITDLETAKKVMLLFDSLDDLDDVQEVYSNFDIPEELLEQLD; encoded by the coding sequence GTGTCAGGACATAGTAAATGGAATAATATCCAACATAGAAAAGGAGCTCAAGATAAAAAAAGAGCAAAATTATTTACAAAATTCGGAAGAGAATTAACCATTGCAGCAAAAGAAGGGGGTGGAGATCCCAACTTTAACCCAAGATTACGTCTAGCGATTGAAAAGGCGAAGGCTGGAAATATGCCAAAAGATATCTTGGAAAGAGCAATCAAAAAAGGAACAGGGGAATTAGAAGGTGTCGATTTCACAGAAATTCGATATGAAGGATATGGACCGGCAGGTACTGCTTTTATCGTAGATGTCGTTACGGATAATAAGAATCGTTCTGCTTCTGAAGTAAGAACCGTTTTCTCAAGAAAAGGTGGAAACTTAGGAGCTGATGGAGCTGTTTCTTGGATGTTTAAAAAGTTAGGAATCATCGAAGTTGCTTCTGAAGGATTAGACTTAGATGAATTTATGATGGCTGCCTTAGAAGCAGGAGCGGAAGATGTAACTGACGAGGGAGAGACTTTTGAAGTCGTAACAGATTACACACAATTACAAACGGTTGCAGAAAATTTAAAAGCTGCCGGATATACTTATACAGAGGCTGAAATCTCTATGGTTCCGGATAATAAAGTAGAAATTACTGATTTAGAAACAGCTAAAAAAGTAATGTTATTATTCGACTCTCTAGATGATTTAGATGATGTCCAAGAAGTTTATTCTAACTTTGATATTCCGGAAGAATTATTAGAACAACTAGACTAA
- a CDS encoding cob(I)yrinic acid a,c-diamide adenosyltransferase, which produces MKSYVQIYTGNGKGKTTASLGLAVRALGNGWKVLLCQFMKGQNYGELRTLATFPNMTIRRFGTGNFIRKIENVQEIDKKLAREGYSFLKEVIQSGEYSLVIADEIFVARRFGLVSSEEILSLIQLKSENTELVLTGRHAPDEIIEKADLVTEMCEVKHYFKQGVKAREGIER; this is translated from the coding sequence ATGAAATCGTATGTTCAGATTTATACAGGGAATGGAAAAGGAAAAACGACAGCTTCCTTAGGTCTAGCAGTCAGGGCCCTTGGAAATGGATGGAAAGTTTTACTATGTCAATTTATGAAGGGACAAAATTACGGAGAATTAAGAACACTAGCTACTTTTCCCAATATGACAATTCGCAGATTTGGTACCGGGAATTTTATTCGTAAAATAGAAAATGTACAAGAGATTGATAAAAAATTAGCAAGAGAGGGCTATTCTTTTTTAAAAGAGGTTATCCAAAGTGGAGAGTATTCTCTAGTGATTGCAGATGAAATTTTTGTTGCAAGACGTTTTGGATTAGTATCTAGCGAAGAAATTTTATCATTGATTCAATTAAAATCAGAAAATACAGAATTGGTGTTAACAGGACGACATGCACCTGATGAAATTATAGAAAAGGCAGATTTAGTTACAGAAATGTGCGAAGTAAAGCATTATTTTAAGCAGGGAGTCAAAGCGAGAGAAGGGATTGAAAGATAA
- the rfaE1 gene encoding D-glycero-beta-D-manno-heptose-7-phosphate kinase, whose amino-acid sequence MRRKDWITKITENFQKVKIAVLGDLMLDDYIIGKVERISPEAPVPVVNVEEEKFVLGGAANVVNNLSNLGAEVYCLGVIGTGHNSKRLLSAFDKKVHIDGIIRSEERPTIVKKRVLSGNHQLLRLDWEDSTAISKKLEDELLERFVKISSEIDAIILSDYNKGVLTSRVSKEIIRICREKNIIVTVDPKPINIDNYCGASSITPNRKEAYQCAGVSTSYSIEALGMDLRKKYELETVLITRSEEGMSLYQEDIYTVPTFAKEVYDVTGAGDTVISVFTLSKVAGASWQEAAEIANTAAGVVVGKVGTSTVSIEEIQREYCRIYE is encoded by the coding sequence ATGAGGCGAAAAGATTGGATTACTAAAATTACAGAGAATTTTCAAAAGGTAAAAATAGCTGTTTTGGGAGATTTGATGCTTGATGATTATATTATCGGAAAGGTAGAAAGAATTTCACCAGAAGCTCCTGTCCCTGTTGTAAATGTAGAAGAAGAAAAGTTTGTGTTAGGCGGAGCCGCCAATGTAGTAAATAATCTATCGAATTTAGGAGCAGAAGTATATTGCTTAGGTGTTATAGGAACAGGGCATAATTCAAAAAGATTATTATCTGCTTTTGACAAAAAAGTTCATATAGATGGAATCATTCGCTCGGAAGAACGACCTACTATTGTTAAGAAAAGAGTATTAAGCGGGAATCATCAATTGCTTCGTTTGGATTGGGAAGATTCTACTGCTATCTCTAAAAAGCTAGAAGATGAATTACTGGAAAGATTTGTTAAGATTTCTTCCGAGATTGATGCCATTATATTGTCAGATTACAATAAAGGGGTTTTAACTTCTCGTGTTTCAAAAGAGATTATTCGAATTTGTCGTGAAAAAAATATCATAGTAACTGTTGATCCAAAGCCTATAAATATTGATAATTATTGTGGAGCTTCTTCTATTACTCCAAATCGAAAAGAAGCTTATCAATGTGCAGGTGTTTCTACCTCTTATTCCATTGAAGCTCTAGGTATGGATTTGCGAAAGAAATATGAATTGGAAACTGTTTTGATTACTCGAAGTGAAGAAGGAATGTCTTTATATCAAGAAGATATCTATACCGTTCCTACCTTTGCTAAAGAAGTATATGATGTTACAGGAGCTGGAGATACTGTTATTTCTGTTTTTACATTATCAAAAGTTGCAGGAGCTTCCTGGCAAGAGGCTGCTGAAATTGCAAATACAGCGGCAGGAGTTGTAGTTGGAAAAGTAGGGACTTCTACAGTAAGTATCGAAGAAATTCAAAGAGAATATTGTCGTATTTATGAATAG
- the recG gene encoding ATP-dependent DNA helicase RecG produces MEQYHSTLYQVLDSKKYKGLKTLGIMTVHDLLYYFPRAYDNRSNIKKIAELRMEEYAVIHAKLLHVYSVPTKLGRKMTKATATDGSGFLEIVWFGMPYLKKSLKLQEEYIFVGTVKRSMGAFQMTNPEFKLSKGQKMRGEILPIYSSHKNLSQNRLRKYLKEILFENSLLSENIPKEICQKYNILGRNQALSEIHFPSSEKILEEAKRRFAIEELLIIEMGILKNRFLTDALTQSFYHLEGKKTLVKQYLSSLPFQLTKAQKKVITEIYKDLEQGRIVNRLVQGDVGSGKTMVAMVLLLYMIENGYQGALMAPTEILAIQHYLGIYSKMQELGLRVELLTGSIRGKKRRKLLDDLKEGNIDLLIGTHALLEEEVRFHQLGFIVIDEQHRFGVLQRKKLREKGILTNLLVMTATPIPRSLALSIYGDLDVSILDELPPGRSPIKTKWISTEEDMEKMYAFIRKQLSQGKQAYFVAPLIEESEKLLLSSILEVEEEVKEKLPNYKIALLHGRMKNIEKDEIMQRFKQREIDILVSTTVIEVGIDVPNAVIMTILNAERFGLSALHQLRGRVGRGKDASFCFLISKTQNETSKQRLEIMEATQDGFIIAEEDLKMRNAGEIFGLRQSGLSDLRFIDLLHDVKTIKLVRDECMEYLRKNQGKILLPSLEEDIFQKFKDSVQKD; encoded by the coding sequence ATGGAACAATATCATTCTACTCTCTATCAAGTGTTAGACTCTAAGAAATATAAAGGGTTAAAAACTTTAGGGATTATGACGGTTCATGACCTCCTTTATTATTTTCCCAGAGCTTATGATAATCGTTCTAATATCAAAAAAATTGCAGAGTTACGAATGGAAGAATATGCCGTCATACATGCAAAACTTTTGCATGTCTACTCAGTTCCTACGAAACTCGGTAGAAAAATGACCAAAGCAACTGCAACGGATGGAAGTGGATTTTTGGAAATTGTTTGGTTTGGTATGCCCTATCTGAAAAAATCTTTAAAACTTCAAGAAGAATATATTTTTGTCGGTACGGTCAAACGATCTATGGGAGCTTTTCAAATGACAAATCCGGAATTTAAACTTTCCAAAGGACAAAAGATGAGAGGAGAAATTTTACCTATTTATAGTAGTCATAAAAATCTTTCTCAAAATCGTCTTAGAAAATATCTCAAAGAAATATTATTTGAAAACTCTTTATTGTCGGAAAATATTCCAAAAGAAATTTGTCAAAAATATAATATTTTAGGAAGAAATCAAGCTCTTTCTGAAATACACTTTCCCAGTTCTGAAAAAATCTTAGAAGAAGCAAAAAGACGTTTTGCCATTGAAGAACTTCTCATCATAGAAATGGGAATCTTAAAAAATCGTTTTTTGACAGATGCTTTGACTCAATCCTTTTACCATTTAGAAGGGAAAAAAACTCTGGTAAAACAATATCTTTCCTCTCTACCGTTTCAATTAACTAAGGCTCAAAAAAAAGTAATTACTGAAATTTACAAAGATTTAGAACAAGGTAGAATTGTAAATCGTTTGGTACAAGGCGATGTAGGAAGTGGAAAAACAATGGTAGCCATGGTTCTCTTATTATATATGATAGAAAATGGATACCAAGGTGCTCTCATGGCTCCTACTGAAATTTTAGCGATTCAACACTATCTAGGTATTTACTCTAAAATGCAAGAACTTGGTTTACGAGTAGAGCTACTAACTGGAAGCATCCGAGGAAAAAAAAGAAGGAAATTGTTAGATGATTTAAAAGAAGGAAACATTGATTTATTGATTGGAACTCATGCTCTCTTAGAAGAAGAAGTAAGATTTCATCAACTCGGCTTTATTGTAATTGATGAACAACATCGCTTCGGAGTATTACAAAGAAAAAAATTACGGGAAAAAGGAATCCTAACAAATCTTTTAGTCATGACAGCAACTCCTATTCCTCGTTCTCTAGCTCTTAGTATTTATGGAGATTTAGATGTTTCTATTTTGGATGAATTGCCTCCCGGAAGAAGTCCTATTAAAACAAAGTGGATTTCTACGGAAGAAGATATGGAGAAAATGTATGCTTTTATCCGAAAACAGCTTTCTCAAGGAAAACAAGCTTATTTTGTAGCTCCTTTGATTGAAGAAAGTGAAAAATTATTGTTAAGCTCCATTTTGGAAGTAGAAGAAGAAGTAAAAGAAAAACTTCCAAACTATAAAATCGCCCTTTTACACGGAAGAATGAAAAATATAGAAAAAGATGAAATCATGCAACGATTTAAGCAAAGAGAAATTGATATTCTCGTTTCTACCACTGTCATTGAAGTGGGGATTGATGTCCCAAATGCTGTAATTATGACAATCCTAAATGCAGAACGTTTTGGACTTTCTGCTTTACATCAATTACGAGGAAGAGTGGGGAGAGGAAAAGATGCTTCTTTTTGTTTTCTTATTTCCAAAACACAAAATGAAACTTCCAAACAACGTCTAGAAATTATGGAAGCAACACAAGATGGTTTTATCATTGCAGAAGAAGATTTAAAAATGCGAAATGCCGGAGAAATTTTCGGACTTCGTCAAAGTGGCCTTTCAGATTTACGTTTTATAGACCTATTGCATGATGTAAAAACCATCAAGTTGGTTCGAGATGAATGTATGGAATATTTGAGAAAGAATCAAGGAAAAATTTTACTCCCCAGTTTAGAGGAAGATATTTTCCAAAAGTTTAAAGACAGTGTTCAAAAAGATTAA
- a CDS encoding acetyl-CoA hydrolase/transferase family protein, with protein sequence MTHWKGLYQERLCSAEQAVKSIPNNCRVVPSHAAGEPKHLVEAMMANREQYHNVDIFSMVNLGHAAYGKEEEKEHFHVNAAYASASTREVVNAEHGDFTPCFFYQVPELLKKDGPMPADVALIQVSLPDEHGYCSLGVSSDYTKEAAENAKIVIAQVNKYMPRTLGNNFVHVSKMTHIVEYDEPIHILNPPFVGETERKIGEYCASLIQDGDTLQLGIGAIPDAVLSFLTDKKHLGIHSEMISDGVVDLIEAGVIDNSRKNFNPGKSIVSFLMGTEKLYNYVHNNPALEMHPVDYVNHPIIAAQNDNLVSINSALQVDLMGQANSETLGHKQFTGIGGQVDFVRAASMSKGGRTIIAMPSTAAKGKISKIVFLLDEGAAVTTSRTDIDYVITEYGIAKLRGKSLRARAKALIEIAHPDFREGLREQALQKFGRL encoded by the coding sequence ATGACACATTGGAAAGGATTGTATCAAGAAAGATTATGTAGTGCAGAACAAGCTGTAAAAAGTATCCCTAATAATTGTAGGGTTGTGCCTTCACATGCTGCAGGAGAGCCGAAACATTTGGTAGAGGCTATGATGGCAAATAGGGAGCAATACCATAATGTAGATATTTTTTCTATGGTTAATTTAGGTCATGCAGCTTACGGAAAGGAGGAAGAGAAAGAACATTTTCATGTAAACGCCGCATATGCTTCCGCATCCACTCGTGAAGTAGTCAATGCCGAACATGGAGATTTCACACCTTGCTTTTTCTATCAAGTGCCAGAATTATTAAAGAAAGATGGACCAATGCCAGCAGATGTAGCCTTGATACAAGTTTCACTGCCAGACGAACATGGATATTGTAGTTTGGGAGTTTCTTCTGATTATACAAAAGAAGCGGCAGAGAATGCAAAGATTGTTATAGCACAAGTGAATAAGTATATGCCTAGAACCTTAGGAAATAATTTTGTTCATGTAAGTAAAATGACTCATATTGTAGAATATGATGAGCCGATTCACATTTTAAACCCTCCATTTGTAGGAGAGACTGAACGAAAAATAGGAGAATATTGTGCAAGTTTGATTCAAGATGGGGATACTTTACAATTGGGAATTGGAGCAATTCCTGATGCAGTATTATCTTTCTTGACTGATAAAAAGCATCTTGGAATTCACTCAGAAATGATTTCTGACGGAGTTGTTGATTTGATTGAAGCGGGAGTTATTGATAATAGTAGGAAGAATTTCAATCCTGGAAAATCCATTGTCAGTTTCTTGATGGGAACGGAAAAATTGTATAATTATGTACATAATAATCCAGCTTTAGAAATGCATCCAGTAGACTATGTAAACCATCCAATCATTGCTGCTCAAAATGATAACCTAGTTTCTATTAACTCTGCATTACAAGTGGATTTGATGGGACAAGCAAATTCAGAAACTTTAGGGCATAAGCAATTTACAGGAATTGGAGGACAAGTAGATTTTGTACGAGCTGCATCTATGTCTAAAGGAGGCAGAACGATTATCGCAATGCCTTCTACTGCTGCAAAAGGAAAAATCTCTAAAATTGTTTTTTTATTGGATGAAGGAGCTGCTGTTACAACTTCCAGAACAGATATTGATTATGTGATTACAGAATATGGAATTGCAAAATTGAGAGGAAAAAGTTTAAGAGCTAGAGCAAAAGCTTTGATTGAAATTGCTCATCCAGACTTTAGAGAAGGATTACGAGAACAAGCTTTACAAAAATTTGGAAGATTATAA
- the rplU gene encoding 50S ribosomal protein L21: MYAVIKTGGKQYKVAEGQVLRVEKLNAEVNETVELQEVLLVADGENVKVGTPVVEGAKVVAEILAQGKGAKVINFKYKPKKASHRKKGHRQLFTEIKVTSIQA, translated from the coding sequence ATGTACGCAGTGATTAAAACTGGAGGTAAACAATACAAAGTTGCAGAAGGTCAAGTATTAAGAGTCGAAAAACTAAATGCTGAAGTTAATGAAACTGTTGAATTACAAGAAGTTCTTTTAGTGGCAGATGGGGAAAACGTTAAAGTTGGAACTCCTGTTGTAGAAGGAGCAAAAGTAGTAGCAGAAATCTTAGCTCAAGGTAAAGGAGCAAAAGTTATTAACTTCAAATACAAGCCTAAAAAAGCTTCTCACAGAAAAAAAGGTCATAGACAATTGTTTACTGAAATCAAAGTAACTTCTATTCAAGCATAG
- a CDS encoding MATE family efflux transporter has translation MGKDKKEFYSMVWKLVLPMAIQNVVNVAVISTDVIMLSKVGEKVLAGASLASQLQFIMTLICFGITSGATILTAQYWGKGDKRTVEKILGLSLKLSLIVSFFFFVLATFFPKFSMEIFSKDPAVIEEGVKYLSIVGFSYLLTAVTIVYLNILRSVEKVFIATLVYTVSLGTNIIVNAILIFGLLGFPKMGIVGAAIGTLVARLVEIIMVAIYAKKNETLLRLHLQDIFKVSRILWKDYFHYATPVIFNELCWGAGIAANAAILGHLGSSMVAASSVTQILRQLSAVVTFGIANAAAILIGKTIGEKRYDLAQNYAKRLIRLSIISCSIGSLLIFCISPWVVKHFAVTPEIQDYLSYMLKIIVLYIIAQGISVVFIVGIFRAGGDSRYGLFVDFSTMWLGSILLGFIGAFILHLPVKIVYLLLMCDEFLKVPMVIKRYKKRKWLKNVTRDFIS, from the coding sequence ATGGGAAAAGATAAGAAAGAATTTTATAGTATGGTATGGAAATTAGTTCTTCCGATGGCAATTCAAAATGTAGTGAATGTTGCTGTTATTAGTACCGATGTTATTATGCTTAGTAAAGTTGGAGAAAAAGTATTAGCAGGAGCTTCCTTGGCAAGTCAATTACAATTTATTATGACTTTGATCTGTTTTGGAATTACATCAGGAGCTACCATTTTAACAGCTCAATACTGGGGAAAGGGAGATAAGCGAACTGTTGAAAAAATATTAGGGCTTTCCTTAAAATTATCCCTCATAGTTTCTTTTTTCTTTTTTGTTTTAGCAACTTTTTTTCCAAAATTTTCTATGGAGATTTTTTCAAAAGATCCTGCAGTAATAGAAGAAGGAGTTAAATATTTAAGCATAGTAGGTTTTTCTTATTTATTAACAGCTGTTACCATTGTATATTTGAATATTTTAAGAAGTGTTGAGAAAGTCTTTATTGCAACTTTAGTATACACAGTATCTTTAGGTACCAATATTATTGTAAATGCTATTTTAATTTTTGGTTTATTGGGTTTTCCTAAAATGGGTATAGTAGGAGCCGCCATCGGTACTTTAGTTGCCAGACTTGTAGAAATAATTATGGTAGCTATTTACGCTAAAAAAAATGAGACATTATTGAGATTGCATCTACAAGATATTTTTAAGGTAAGTCGTATTTTATGGAAAGATTATTTTCATTATGCGACTCCGGTTATTTTTAATGAACTGTGTTGGGGAGCTGGGATTGCAGCAAACGCAGCTATATTAGGTCATTTAGGAAGTAGTATGGTTGCAGCAAGTTCTGTGACTCAAATATTGAGACAGTTATCTGCTGTAGTAACTTTTGGAATTGCCAATGCAGCTGCAATTTTAATTGGGAAAACAATAGGAGAAAAACGTTATGACTTAGCTCAAAATTATGCGAAAAGATTGATACGTTTATCTATTATTTCTTGTAGTATCGGAAGTCTTCTTATTTTTTGTATTTCACCTTGGGTAGTAAAACACTTTGCAGTGACACCGGAAATACAAGATTATTTAAGTTATATGTTGAAGATAATAGTTCTTTATATTATTGCTCAAGGGATTTCCGTTGTCTTTATTGTTGGAATTTTTAGAGCTGGTGGAGACAGTCGGTATGGTTTATTTGTGGATTTTTCGACGATGTGGTTAGGATCTATTTTGTTAGGATTCATTGGAGCTTTCATTCTTCACTTACCAGTAAAAATTGTTTATTTACTACTTATGTGTGATGAGTTTTTAAAAGTTCCTATGGTAATTAAACGTTACAAAAAGAGGAAGTGGTTAAAAAATGTTACAAGAGATTTTATTTCTTAA
- the relB gene encoding type II toxin-antitoxin system RelB family antitoxin codes for MSVVSLRLNEKEEKVLKEFAGFENIGISTYIKKVLFEKLEEEYELKLFDSLWNEHIQSGGETVTLEEVAKENGIKL; via the coding sequence ATGTCTGTGGTGTCATTGAGATTAAACGAAAAAGAAGAAAAAGTATTGAAAGAGTTCGCAGGATTTGAAAACATTGGGATTTCTACTTACATCAAAAAAGTATTATTTGAAAAATTAGAAGAAGAATACGAATTAAAGTTATTTGATAGTTTATGGAATGAACATATCCAATCAGGTGGAGAGACTGTCACATTGGAAGAAGTTGCGAAAGAAAACGGGATTAAATTATGA
- a CDS encoding ribosomal-processing cysteine protease Prp, with protein MIRVTVVRKNGNITGYYAKGHAEYADLGNDIVCAAVSTVMQNPLAGIQEVLGLNPQYGFDDDGYITVTLDRMNFQGKEKEVSSLLETMVVMIRELERNYPKNIKLVEKEEK; from the coding sequence ATGATTCGAGTTACAGTAGTAAGAAAAAATGGAAACATTACTGGATATTACGCAAAAGGACATGCGGAGTATGCAGACTTAGGAAATGACATTGTATGTGCAGCTGTTTCGACAGTGATGCAAAATCCTCTAGCTGGAATACAGGAAGTCTTAGGATTGAATCCACAGTATGGATTTGATGATGATGGATATATAACCGTTACTTTGGACAGAATGAATTTTCAGGGAAAAGAGAAAGAAGTGTCATCCTTACTAGAAACAATGGTCGTGATGATCAGAGAACTAGAGCGGAATTATCCGAAAAATATTAAGCTTGTAGAAAAGGAGGAAAAGTAG
- the ispF gene encoding 2-C-methyl-D-erythritol 2,4-cyclodiphosphate synthase: MFRIGNGYDVHVLTEGRKLILGGVEIPHTKGVLGHSDGDVLIHAIMDALLGALSLGDIGLHFPDTEEEYRGISSLLLLKKIKELVQEKGYRVGNIDATIALQKPKLRPYIDTMREKIANILEIDVDRVSIKATTEEKLGFTGREEGIKAYAVTLLEKE; this comes from the coding sequence ATGTTTCGGATTGGAAATGGGTATGATGTTCATGTATTAACAGAAGGACGGAAATTGATTTTAGGTGGGGTAGAAATCCCTCATACAAAAGGAGTTTTAGGTCATTCTGACGGAGATGTTTTAATTCATGCTATCATGGACGCTTTGTTGGGAGCTCTGTCTTTAGGGGATATTGGTCTTCATTTTCCGGATACTGAGGAAGAGTATCGAGGAATTTCTAGTTTGTTGCTATTAAAAAAAATAAAGGAATTGGTTCAAGAGAAAGGTTATCGTGTTGGAAACATTGATGCTACGATTGCTTTACAAAAACCAAAGTTACGACCGTATATTGATACTATGCGTGAAAAAATAGCTAATATTCTTGAAATTGATGTTGATAGGGTTAGTATAAAAGCAACAACAGAAGAAAAATTGGGTTTTACTGGAAGGGAAGAAGGCATTAAAGCTTATGCCGTGACTTTATTAGAAAAGGAATAG